From a region of the Deinococcus budaensis genome:
- a CDS encoding dsDNA nuclease domain-containing protein has product MTNTPARRSYRDLTPREYGGEEARKGFDFQDHVTAGYCLDMLLGGDLVEVWCETLDDVTLVHDRNGHETYEFVQAKSNDLGKHWSVTDLCRRKTVKVSGKIVHQPGTSILEKSLANDAGHEPCGFRVVTAGPVDKELALLSLPLDAPGRAAADPAYCSLQQRITAHVAGFTSTNGRDATFWMSNVVWQVMYSGDAVQDRNLLKLDRLLELRAVVLFPDQRAELYRQLVGKVYEAAKAPFDVNPLAKRLTRDACSQWLQEVVDRARFPGAAGKGMLLRQKLDLGGLGHYQVTAREQQMYYLMRRRNPGYLNTFDAPLAEAEAQRALTRLNVELDRGNLTEGPEFLAQCDDILQGIAQRLGEPGTGLPSYLTGFMYNLADRCVFRFRKAGP; this is encoded by the coding sequence TTGACGAACACACCAGCACGCCGTTCATACCGTGATCTCACCCCACGCGAGTACGGCGGCGAGGAAGCCCGGAAGGGGTTTGATTTTCAGGATCACGTTACCGCCGGTTACTGCCTGGACATGCTGCTGGGCGGCGACCTGGTCGAGGTGTGGTGTGAGACGCTAGATGACGTCACCCTGGTCCACGATCGGAACGGACATGAGACGTATGAGTTCGTCCAGGCCAAGAGCAACGACCTGGGCAAGCACTGGAGCGTCACCGACCTGTGCCGACGAAAGACGGTAAAGGTCAGCGGAAAGATCGTGCACCAGCCCGGCACGTCCATTTTGGAAAAGTCGCTCGCGAACGACGCTGGGCACGAACCCTGCGGCTTCCGGGTGGTGACCGCTGGCCCTGTCGACAAGGAACTGGCCCTCCTGAGTTTGCCCCTCGACGCACCAGGGCGCGCGGCAGCCGATCCCGCCTACTGCTCCTTGCAGCAGCGCATCACCGCACACGTCGCCGGGTTCACCTCCACAAACGGACGTGACGCCACCTTCTGGATGAGCAACGTGGTGTGGCAGGTCATGTACTCTGGGGACGCGGTTCAGGACAGGAACCTGTTGAAGTTGGACCGTCTGCTCGAACTGCGGGCCGTGGTGCTATTTCCCGACCAGCGCGCTGAACTGTACCGGCAACTCGTCGGAAAGGTGTACGAGGCGGCCAAGGCGCCCTTCGACGTCAATCCCCTTGCGAAACGCTTGACGCGGGACGCCTGCTCGCAGTGGCTTCAGGAGGTCGTGGACCGCGCCCGGTTCCCCGGCGCCGCCGGAAAGGGCATGTTGCTGCGCCAGAAGCTGGACCTGGGAGGCCTCGGTCACTACCAGGTGACGGCGCGCGAGCAGCAGATGTACTACCTGATGCGCCGCCGGAACCCGGGGTACCTGAACACCTTCGACGCCCCGCTTGCCGAGGCGGAGGCGCAGCGGGCCCTCACGCGGCTGAACGTCGAGCTGGACCGGGGCAACCTCACGGAAGGTCCTGAGTTCCTGGCGCAATGCGATGACATCCTCCAGGGTATCGCCCAACGCCTGGGTGAGCCGGGGACCGGCCTCCCGTCGTACCTCACCGGCTTCATGTACAACCTCGCCGACCGCTGCGTCTTTCGTTTTCGTAAGGCCGGGCCATGA